Below is a window of Pseudomonas monteilii DNA.
GGCACCTTGTCGCCGCGGCGCTGGAGGACTTTGTACCACGTGGTCTGGTACTCCCGCTCCAGGCGCTGCTGGGCGATCAGCGGGCCGTCGCTGGCCTGCGCACTGGTGCCTTCAATCTCCAGGCGTAGCTTGGGTCGCTTGGCCAGGGCTGCGGCCAAGGTATCCAGGGAGGCGCGCGCCGAGGCGTCCAGTTCGCTCGAGCCAGGGACGAAGCTGACCGTGCTCAAGTCCTCGGCATCGCCCCCGGCGACCAGGCCACCGATGAAGCGGAAGGGCGATTGCACCGCGCGCAGGGCCAGGTTGCGCAAGGTCTGCCAGACGATCGGCATGACCTGGAACTGCGGGTTGCGCAGGTCGCCCGAGACGGGCAAGGACAACGAGATGGTGCCCTTGCTGTCCTTGAGCAGCGCCACCGCCAGGCGGATCGGCAGGTCGAGCGCGTCGGGGCTGTCGACCCGTTCGCCCAGTTGCAGCTGTTCGACGACCACTTCGTTCTCGGCCACCAGTCGCCCCTGGGTGATCACGTAGTGCAGGTCCAGGTTGAGCCGGCCCTTGCGGATGCGGTAGCCGGCGAACTTGCCGGCATAGGGCGTCAATGTGGTCAGCTCGACACGCCTGAAGCCGGCGGCGATGTCCAGGCTGGCCATGGGGTCGAAGGGGTTGAGCTTGCCATTGATCGCGACCGGCGCATAACGGTCGACCTTGCCCTCGATGTCGATCCGGGCGGGCTCGGCGCGGCGGTTGTCGATCGTGCCGATGGTGCCGTGAAGCTGCTGGACGGCCGTGGCGAAGAACGGCGTGAGGGTGAAGTCGGCGAAATTCGCCGCACCGTTCTTGATCAGCGTACGGCCGATGTGAATGCCCAGGGCCGGTTCGGACGGGGTACTGGTACGTGCCTGCTGACGCTGGGCCTTTTCCGACGGCGTCTCGATGAGCAGGTCGTCGATGTTGGTGCTGCGGTCTTCGTTGATCATGAACCGCGCATAGGGCTGGTCGAGCGTGGCCGTGTCGACTGTCAATGCATCGCCCTGCACGTATGACAGCCCCTCGAGGGTCAGGCGCTGCCATTTCAGCAGGTCGCGGTCCTTGAGGGTGTCGAGGGTATGCAGCTGGTCCACCTGGGCCTTGCCGGTCACGGTGAACGCCAGAGGCTCCATGCGCTCGAGGTCCACCTTCAGGTCGCTGTCGAGTCGGCCACTGCGCAGCTCGAGGCGGATGTGCGGGGTGATGTAGGCCTGGGCGATGCGCAGGTCGAGGTCGCGGGTGACGACATCGAGCTGGGCGCTGACCGGTGCGAGATTGACCTGGCCTGTTGCCTGGAGCCGGCCCTCCTTGCCCACGCCCGTGTCGAGCGTAAGGGTGAAGGGGGTCTTGTTCAGGCTGTCGAAGCGTTTCACGTCCAGGTTCAGCGGGCCGACGTCCAACAGGACGGGCTCTGCCGGACGACGGTCCGCGAGGTGCACCCGGTACCCTCGCAGGCGTGTATCGTTGACGCGTATCTGCCAGGGGGTGCCAGTGGTCTTTGGCGAACGCGGTGTCGCCTCGTTGCGGGCGGTGCGAGCGGAGGTGTCCGCAGGCGGGGCTAGCAGCGCCTGCCAGTCGAGTCGACCATCTGCCTCGAGCGCGACCCAGGTCTCCAGGTTGTCGCTGCGCAAGGTGCCGATGTCGACAGTCTGCCGGACCAGGTCAACGGACGCGTCACGTGCACGCAGGTTGGCGACACGCAGCAGTTTCGAGCCATCGCGGGTCTTGAGGGCGAAGGGCGCAATGGTCAGCGAGGCCTTGTCCAGTACCAGCTCGGTCCGTCGGGTCAGGTCGAGACGATACCGGGTCTCGAGGTTGAAGCGTCCGTCTTCCAGCACCAGAGGCACGTTATCGCGGACATACGGCCACCAGAGCTTCATCTGCCCGTCGGTGATCTTCAGCGTGCCCTGGGAGCGGAACGGCAGCAGGCTGAACGTGCCGGCCCAGTCGATCTGTCCGCCGTCGGGCCCCTTGGCCACCAGGGTCATCTCGGCGTCGTCGCCCGGTAGCGTGCTCAGGTGCTTCAACTCCAGGTTCAGCGAATCGTACAGCAGCACGATCGGCTCGCTCGGGCGAGCGTCGCGCACACGCAGGTAGCCGTCATTGATCCGCACCTGGTCGATGCGCACGGGTAGCGGCCTGGCCTCGGGCTCGTCCGCTGCCGTTGGGGACTTGGGCAGCGTGAACAACTGGGCAAGGTTGAGCGTACCGTCCTTGGCGAACGCCACCTGGGTGCGGGGCTTGTCCAGCTCGACCTCGCTCAGGTGCAGGACGCCGCGCCAGGCGCTGCCCAGCCGCAGATGCCCGTACAGCCGCTCGAACCCCAGGGTTGGCTTGTCCGGTGCGCCGATCTTCAGGCCCCAGAGCGTCAGTTCGAGGCTGAAAGGGTTGAATTCCAGGCGTTGCAGCTCGGCCGGAACCGTCGCGTACTGCTGCAACTGCTGGTTGGCGATGCGCAGGGCGACGCCCGGCAGGATGAAGAAACCGATCAGGCCGTACAGGGCCACGAGGGCCAACAGGGCCGCGGCAAGGCGGCTCACTCCTTTGATCATGTCAGCAGTCGTCTGTCGCGAGCGGGGGAGGGTTGGAGTCTGGCAGGGTGCTTGGGTTCCGAGGGCCATCACCCAGCCTGTTTCAGGTGATGCCCATGCGTCGCCGCGCCCGGTACAGCGAGCTGTCACGCACGGCCCAGCGCAGGATCGGCGCGATGCCATGCACGCCCACGCGCGTCAGGCGGCGCTCGATCGGGCCCAGTTGCAGGCCGAGCAGGTGCTGGCCCCACTCCGGGACCAGGTCGATGCCGGCGTTGAGCATCAGCTTGCCCACGGGCACCGCCAGACGACTCGGGGCCGGTGCGTCGAGCAGCACCTGCACCACTTCGAGGCTGTGGGCGTCGCAACGCAGTTCCGGGCGCGCGGCTTCCAGGTACCTGGCGATCTCGGCACGGTTGCGGGGCACGCCGCGTGCCCCCAGGCGCTCGGCGGTCAGGGCCACTTCGTCGTAGTAGCGGTCCTGGTCGGCGGGCGTCATGTGCGGATCGTGATAGCGCAGGTGTGCGGCCAGAAAGCTGCTGACCTCGGCCACGTGCACCCAGGTCAGCAGGTCCGGGTCGCTGGCGGCATAGGGCCTGCCATCCGGGGCGGTGCCCACCACATGCAGGTGGACCTTGCGCACTTTCTCGATCAGCCAGTCAGTGTCCCGAGTCGAGCCGAACGTGGTGCCGGCCACGAACTGCCCGGTACGCCGCAGCCGACCGATCAAGTCCTTGCGGAAATTGGAGTGATCCCAGACCCCGGCCAGGGCCAGGGGGTGCAGCAGCTGCAACAGCAGCGCGCTGATACCGCCGATCAGCATGCTGGTGAAGTCACCATGCACGCGCCAGCACACGCTCTGTGGGCCGAACAGGCCGGGGTCGCCCTTGGGGTTTTCCAGGTCGAGCTGGCCGAGGGCCAGACCGGTCATGCTGAGCACCTGGGTTTCGATACGTCGGCGAATGGCTTCCATGGCGACCTGCGGTTAGGCCTTTCGAAGCGATCGGCCGTGGGTGAGAGGACGGCTGTGCGGTGGTCGAGTGGCTCACGGGCCGGCCGAGCCTCGAGGCAGGCCGACCCATGAGCGACGGGGCAGGGCGATCAGCCGCGGTGGCGTCCGCGGAAGTAGTTGATCAGGCCCTGGGTCGAGCCATCATCGGCGGCCTGCGCTTCGCTGCCGACCAGACGCTGGTAGACGCCCTTGCCCAGCTCCTTGCCCAGCTCCACGCCCCACTGGTCGAAGGCATTGATGCCCCAGATGACGCTTTGCACGAACACCTTGTGCTCGTACATGGCCACCAGGGCGCCCAGCCGGCGTGGGCTGATGCGTTCGACCACCAAGGTGTTGCTCGGCCGGTTGCCGGGGATGACCTTGTGCGGCGCGACGCGCTGGACTTCGGCCTCAGGCAGGCCTTTTTCGCGCAGTTCGGCTTCGGCTTCTTCGCGGGTCTTGCCCAGCATCAGGGCCTGGCTCTGGGACAGGCAGTTGGCATACAGCCACTGGTGGTGGTCGGCGACCGGGTTGAAGCTCACCACCGGCACGATGAAGTCGGCCGGGATCAGCTGGGTGCCCTGGTGCAGCAACTGGTGATAGGCGTGCTGACCGTTGCAGCCTACGCCGCCCCAGATCACTGGCCCGGTGTCGATCTTCACCGGGCTGCCGTCCTGCAGCACGCTCTTGCCGTTGGACTCCATGTCCAGTTGCTGCAAGTGCTTGGTGATGTTGCGCAGGTAATGGTCGTACGGCAGGATCGCGTGGCTCTGCGCACCCCAGAAGTTGCCGTACCAGACGCCCAGCAGCCCCAGCAGGACCGGCATGTTCTGTTCGAACGGCGCGTTCTGGAAGTGCTGGTCCATGGTGTAGGCGCCCGACAGCAACTCCTTGAAGTTGGCAGTGCCGATGGCCAGGGCGATCGGCAGGCCGATGGCCGACCACAGCGAATAACGACCGCCTACCCAGTCCCACATCGGGAAGATGTTCTCTTCACGGATGCCG
It encodes the following:
- a CDS encoding histidine kinase, translating into MEAIRRRIETQVLSMTGLALGQLDLENPKGDPGLFGPQSVCWRVHGDFTSMLIGGISALLLQLLHPLALAGVWDHSNFRKDLIGRLRRTGQFVAGTTFGSTRDTDWLIEKVRKVHLHVVGTAPDGRPYAASDPDLLTWVHVAEVSSFLAAHLRYHDPHMTPADQDRYYDEVALTAERLGARGVPRNRAEIARYLEAARPELRCDAHSLEVVQVLLDAPAPSRLAVPVGKLMLNAGIDLVPEWGQHLLGLQLGPIERRLTRVGVHGIAPILRWAVRDSSLYRARRRMGIT
- a CDS encoding glucose-6-phosphate isomerase, coding for MAYYRTPHDVTALPAWHALQRHRDAMQGFSMREAFAEDAQRFEHFSLSSCGLFLDYSKNLINEETRDLLVKLAQDVGLKEAIGSMFSGEIINASEGRPVLHTALRRPIGDKLEVNGTDVMPEVHKVLNQITELVGRIHDGLWRGYSEKPITDVVNIGIGGSFLGPELVSEALTPYAQRGVRCHYLANIDGSEFHELSARLRAETTLFIVSSKSFNTLETLKNATAARAWYLAQGGSEAELYRHFIAVSSNKTAAVAFGIREENIFPMWDWVGGRYSLWSAIGLPIALAIGTANFKELLSGAYTMDQHFQNAPFEQNMPVLLGLLGVWYGNFWGAQSHAILPYDHYLRNITKHLQQLDMESNGKSVLQDGSPVKIDTGPVIWGGVGCNGQHAYHQLLHQGTQLIPADFIVPVVSFNPVADHHQWLYANCLSQSQALMLGKTREEAEAELREKGLPEAEVQRVAPHKVIPGNRPSNTLVVERISPRRLGALVAMYEHKVFVQSVIWGINAFDQWGVELGKELGKGVYQRLVGSEAQAADDGSTQGLINYFRGRHRG